One segment of Meriones unguiculatus strain TT.TT164.6M chromosome X, Bangor_MerUng_6.1, whole genome shotgun sequence DNA contains the following:
- the LOC110544551 gene encoding UDP-N-acetylglucosamine transferase subunit ALG13 homolog isoform X2, which produces MKNAFVTVGTTSFDELVARVAARDSVEILQSLGYNRLVLQIGRGTVVPEPFSTESFTLDVYRYKDSLQEDLQQADLVISHAGAGSCLESLEKGKPLVVVVNEKLMNNHQFELAKQLHKEGHLFYCTCRVLSCASQPLDCSSRKCQDSAALLQLPSP; this is translated from the exons ATGAAGAACGCGTTTGTGACCGTCGGGACCACCAGTTTCGACGAGCTGGTCGCCCGTGTAGCTGCCCGCGACAGCGTTGAG ATTCTCCAGAGTCTTGGTTACAACCGGCTTGTCCTTCAAATTGGTAGAGGCACAGTGGTCCCTGAACCATTCAGTACTGAGTCATTCACTCTGGATGTTTACAGGTATAAGGATTCTTTGCAAGAAGACCTTCAGCAAGCAGATCTTGTCATCAGCCACGCAG GTGCAGGAAGCTGTTTGGAGAGTCTCGAAAAAGGCAAGCCACTTGTGGTAGttgtaaatgaaaaattaatgaaCAATCATCAGTTTGAATTGGCAAAGCAGTTGCACAAAGAAGGACATCTCTTCTATTGTACCTGCAG ggTCCTGTCCTGTGCCAGTCAGCCTCTTGATTGTTCTTCCCGGAAGTGCCAAGATTCTGCAGCCCTGCTGCAACTGCCTTCTCCCTAG
- the LOC110544551 gene encoding UDP-N-acetylglucosamine transferase subunit ALG13 homolog isoform X1 yields MKNAFVTVGTTSFDELVARVAARDSVEILQSLGYNRLVLQIGRGTVVPEPFSTESFTLDVYRYKDSLQEDLQQADLVISHAGAGSCLESLEKGKPLVVVVNEKLMNNHQFELAKQLHKEGHLFYCTCSTLPGLLQSMDLSTLKCYPPGQPEKFSAFLDKVVGLQK; encoded by the exons ATGAAGAACGCGTTTGTGACCGTCGGGACCACCAGTTTCGACGAGCTGGTCGCCCGTGTAGCTGCCCGCGACAGCGTTGAG ATTCTCCAGAGTCTTGGTTACAACCGGCTTGTCCTTCAAATTGGTAGAGGCACAGTGGTCCCTGAACCATTCAGTACTGAGTCATTCACTCTGGATGTTTACAGGTATAAGGATTCTTTGCAAGAAGACCTTCAGCAAGCAGATCTTGTCATCAGCCACGCAG GTGCAGGAAGCTGTTTGGAGAGTCTCGAAAAAGGCAAGCCACTTGTGGTAGttgtaaatgaaaaattaatgaaCAATCATCAGTTTGAATTGGCAAAGCAGTTGCACAAAGAAGGACATCTCTTCTATTGTACCTGCAG cACGCTTCCTGGGCTGTTACAGTCAATGGATTTATCAACACTGAAATGTTATCCTCCTGGCCAGCCAGAAAAATTTTCTGCATTTTTGGATAAAGTTGTTGGAttacaaaaataa
- the LOC110544551 gene encoding UDP-N-acetylglucosamine transferase subunit ALG13 homolog isoform X3 has translation MNNHQFELAKQLHKEGHLFYCTCSTLPGLLQSMDLSTLKCYPPGQPEKFSAFLDKVVGLQK, from the exons atgaaCAATCATCAGTTTGAATTGGCAAAGCAGTTGCACAAAGAAGGACATCTCTTCTATTGTACCTGCAG cACGCTTCCTGGGCTGTTACAGTCAATGGATTTATCAACACTGAAATGTTATCCTCCTGGCCAGCCAGAAAAATTTTCTGCATTTTTGGATAAAGTTGTTGGAttacaaaaataa